In one window of Arachis ipaensis cultivar K30076 chromosome B06, Araip1.1, whole genome shotgun sequence DNA:
- the LOC107646693 gene encoding uncharacterized protein LOC107646693, with protein sequence MAKRIDGLQVAAVNTTNQPPAGWGQNEENYEEQQQEQVNYMHNQGAETNKRPAETSSKEEVTPKDKQEQEKLKEKEEQPQASKKGKQVMEEQSQEQRKIVKPYTPPLPYPQRFQKETKDQQLPKFLEVFKKLEINIPLAEALEKMPLYAKFLKELINKKRSWNEKETVILTQECSVVIQRGLPPKLKDPGSFILSCTIGNRTLDKALCDLRASINLMPLSLMKQLAIEELRPTRMSLQMADRSLKIPNGVVENLLVKVGEFIFPTDFVILDMEEEGHNSIILGRLFLAAARAIIDVEKGEITLRVHDEKMIINVFKAMQYPPEKEKHMRVEMVEEVKRG encoded by the exons atggccaagaggattgatggtcTTCAAGTAGCTGCAGTGAATACTACAAATCAACCACCAGCTGGGTGGGGGCAAAACGAGGAAAACTATGAAGAGCAGCAGCAAGAGCAAGTCAactatatgcacaatcaaggtgCTG AAACTAACAAGAGGCCAGCTGAGACTAGCAGCAAGGAAGAAGTGACACCTAAAGACAAGCAAGAACAAGAGAAGCTCAAGGAGAAAGAGGAACAAccacaagcttcaaagaagggaaagcaaGTCATGGAGGAGCAATCACAAGAACAGAGAAAAATTGTGAAGCCTTACacacctcctctgccatatcctcaaagatttcAGAAGGAGACCAAGGATCAACAACTTCCCAAGTTTCTAGAAgttttcaagaagctggaaattaaTATTCCTCTTGCTGAAGCATTGGAGAAAATGCCCTTGTATGCAAAGTTCttaaaggagcttatcaacaagaagaggagctggaATGAGAAGGAAACGGTGATCTTGACCCAAGAATGTAGTGTTGTCATCCAAAGAGGTcttccaccaaagctcaaagatccaggaagcttcatCCTATCTTGCACTATAGGCAACAGAACATTGGACAAAGCCCTCTGTGATTTACgagccagcatcaacttgatgcctctcTCATTAATGAAGCAGCTAGCAATAGAGGAACTCAGGCCAACTCgaatgtcacttcaaatggctgacaGATCACTCAAAATACCTAATGGAGTTGTGGAGAATTTgttagtgaaagtaggagaattcatatttcctactgactttgtcaTTTTAGACATGGAGGAAGAAGGACACAACTCAATCATTTTGGGGAGGCTCTTTCTAGCCGCAGCAAGGGCTATAATTGATGTAGAGAAAGGTGAAATAACACTCAGAGTGCATGATGAAAagatgatcatcaatgtctttaaagCCATGCAATACCCCCCTGAGAAAGAAAAGCATATGAGGGTGGAAATGGTGGAAGAAGTAAAGAGGGGGTAA